From one Pseudomonas sp. B21-048 genomic stretch:
- a CDS encoding antimicrobial resistance protein Mig-14, whose product MLNRFQGWRERGWAPVDASTYAQAWQRFGGSVATHPLVIERLAQLADIPVRYLAWEQNGEVKAAIPTWGRDLALSKDVLKRSGKKGLFDLGNAELILPAAPDAQAPLRHRGRYLSALSEGRFTGIKLQAEQLALARTPEELSKKFRYNQRRELRLLEEAGGVARPVAEFSSSELAAIYCDLFQRRWGFPATGAARMGEVIELLRELLIGSVIFLNDAPIATQLVYRVEAPEWISVEYVNGGVDPETREFSPGSVLSFLNTQSAWEHARALDKPLRFSFGRTDREYKDRWCNSVPVFTV is encoded by the coding sequence ATGCTCAACCGATTTCAAGGCTGGCGCGAACGGGGCTGGGCGCCGGTCGACGCCTCGACTTATGCACAGGCCTGGCAACGTTTTGGCGGCAGCGTCGCGACTCATCCACTGGTGATCGAACGTCTGGCGCAGTTGGCTGACATTCCGGTGCGCTATTTGGCCTGGGAACAGAACGGCGAAGTGAAAGCGGCCATCCCGACCTGGGGGCGCGACCTGGCACTGTCCAAGGATGTGCTCAAACGCAGTGGTAAAAAGGGCCTGTTCGACCTCGGTAATGCTGAACTGATTCTGCCGGCCGCGCCTGATGCCCAGGCACCGCTGCGCCATCGCGGGCGTTACCTGTCGGCGCTGAGTGAAGGCCGTTTCACCGGCATCAAGTTGCAGGCCGAACAACTGGCGCTGGCCCGCACGCCTGAAGAGCTGTCGAAGAAGTTTCGCTACAACCAGCGCCGCGAATTGCGTTTGCTGGAAGAGGCCGGTGGTGTGGCGCGGCCGGTTGCCGAGTTTTCCAGCAGCGAACTGGCGGCGATCTATTGCGACCTGTTCCAGCGCCGTTGGGGTTTCCCGGCCACCGGTGCCGCCCGCATGGGCGAAGTGATCGAGCTGTTGCGCGAATTGCTGATCGGCTCGGTGATTTTCCTCAACGACGCTCCGATTGCGACTCAACTGGTCTACCGTGTCGAGGCGCCGGAGTGGATCAGCGTCGAATACGTCAATGGGGGGGTCGATCCCGAGACCCGCGAGTTCAGTCCTGGCAGCGTGCTGAGTTTCCTCAATACCCAAAGCGCCTGGGAACACGCCCGCGCATTGGATAAGCCTCTGCGGTTTTCCTTTGGTCGGACCGACCGTGAGTACAAGGATCGCTGGTGCAATTCTGTGCCGGTCTTCACCGTATGA